From a region of the Thermus caldilimi genome:
- a CDS encoding NosD domain-containing protein codes for MRPVLILGFLALPGLAAPVLRLEGEVRGPLVLSTPNLAVEGQGAVLRGNKGHTLSLLAPGIKVRGLRVVGAGPEGDFFEPDAAVYLRGCEGCLLEDVRVEEAPAAVRVEDSPGATIRGLKARGLEDSPGVLVYSSPKVRVEGSHLQGFMDGIYVEYSPGMEIRGNLLERNGRYGFHVMFSWQVGIEGNLSRDNGVGNAVMHGAQNLVRGNRLYGHKSPVGYGLLVQDERETEVQENLFAENTLGLVLMDAQGVRVWGNGFRENGTALRITRERGGNSAWVEKNAFQGNLYDLAVDDPEAKARVVGNLYDRASGLPVPHLPTGSFALLLARQPELSLFALSPGVLLWEAAEAQVPGLRLVALADPKAEPLARETRPHGGWLVLGLLGGVLWWRWRA; via the coding sequence ATGCGGCCCGTTCTTATCCTGGGCTTCCTGGCCCTTCCAGGGCTGGCCGCTCCGGTGCTTCGCCTGGAAGGGGAGGTAAGGGGTCCATTGGTGCTTTCCACCCCCAACCTGGCGGTGGAGGGGCAGGGGGCAGTCCTGCGGGGGAACAAGGGGCACACCCTGAGCCTCCTCGCCCCGGGGATCAAGGTGCGGGGACTAAGGGTGGTGGGGGCGGGGCCCGAGGGGGATTTCTTTGAGCCCGACGCCGCCGTTTACCTCCGAGGGTGCGAGGGATGCCTGCTGGAGGATGTGAGGGTGGAGGAGGCCCCCGCTGCGGTGCGGGTGGAGGATTCCCCGGGGGCCACCATCCGGGGGCTTAAGGCCCGGGGCCTCGAGGATTCCCCGGGGGTTTTGGTCTACTCCAGCCCTAAGGTCCGGGTGGAGGGAAGCCACCTCCAGGGCTTCATGGATGGGATCTACGTGGAGTACAGCCCGGGGATGGAGATTAGGGGCAATCTTCTGGAGAGGAACGGCCGCTATGGTTTCCACGTGATGTTCTCCTGGCAGGTGGGCATAGAGGGCAACCTGTCCCGGGATAACGGCGTGGGCAATGCGGTGATGCATGGGGCGCAGAACCTGGTGCGGGGAAACCGGCTTTATGGGCACAAAAGCCCGGTGGGCTACGGGCTTCTGGTCCAGGACGAGCGGGAAACGGAGGTTCAGGAAAACCTCTTTGCGGAAAACACCCTAGGCCTGGTCCTCATGGACGCCCAGGGGGTGAGGGTGTGGGGCAACGGCTTCCGGGAAAATGGCACCGCCTTGCGCATCACCCGGGAGCGGGGAGGGAACTCGGCTTGGGTAGAGAAAAACGCCTTCCAGGGGAACCTTTACGACCTTGCGGTGGACGATCCCGAGGCCAAAGCCCGGGTGGTGGGGAACCTGTATGACCGGGCCTCTGGCCTTCCTGTTCCCCACCTGCCCACGGGCTCCTTCGCCCTCCTCTTGGCCCGCCAGCCGGAGCTTTCCCTCTTCGCCCTCTCCCCAGGGGTGCTCCTCTGGGAGGCGGCGGAGGCCCAGGTGCCGGGGCTAAGGCTGGTGGCCCTGGCCGATCCCAAGGCGGAGCCCTTGGCCAGGGAAACCCGGCCCCATGGGGGGTGGCTGGTCCTAGGTCTTTTGGGAGGTGTCCTATGGTGGCGGTGGAGGGCCTGA
- a CDS encoding copper chaperone PCu(A)C, protein MRWLFLLLGSVALAQAVATPGWVRLVPPVVKDTAAYLTLENRGKTPLRLVGAETDVAERVSFHQDHREHRGGQVVLGMRPLPYLDIPPRGRVEFRPGKYHLMLEGLKRPLKAGEKVALVLRFQDGSRLRVILPVEMR, encoded by the coding sequence ATGAGGTGGCTCTTCCTGTTGCTGGGAAGTGTGGCCTTGGCCCAGGCTGTGGCCACCCCGGGCTGGGTCCGCCTGGTGCCCCCGGTGGTGAAGGACACCGCCGCCTACCTGACCCTGGAAAACCGGGGCAAGACCCCCTTGCGCCTGGTGGGAGCCGAAACGGATGTGGCCGAGCGGGTTTCCTTCCACCAGGACCATAGGGAACACCGGGGAGGCCAGGTGGTCCTGGGCATGCGCCCCCTTCCCTACCTGGACATTCCCCCAAGAGGCCGGGTGGAGTTCCGCCCGGGCAAGTACCACCTCATGCTGGAGGGGCTTAAGCGCCCCCTGAAAGCAGGGGAGAAGGTGGCTTTGGTCCTGAGGTTCCAAGACGGCAGCAGGCTCAGGGTGATCCTGCCGGTGGAGATGCGATGA
- a CDS encoding ABC transporter ATP-binding protein: MSLEARGLGVGYRGRPVLWDLDLRVASGEVVALLGPNGAGKTTLVRTLLGLLPPLAGGVYLEGQPLARYPRPLLARRLAYVPQAHQGVFPFTVEEVVLMGRTAHLGPFALPSARDRERAWQALEALGIAHLAHRPYTEVSGGERQLALLARALAQEAEVLILDEPTSYLDFGNQLRVLDQIRFLKEQGKAVLFSTHQPEHAREVADRVLLLGQGEVLGEGPPGTLLTPERLAQLYRVPPERIALYLREVSRGHDPGASRTL; this comes from the coding sequence ATGAGCCTCGAGGCCCGCGGGCTTGGCGTGGGCTACCGGGGGCGGCCTGTGCTCTGGGACCTGGACCTGCGGGTGGCCTCCGGGGAGGTGGTGGCTCTCCTGGGGCCCAACGGGGCGGGCAAGACCACCCTCGTCCGCACCCTCCTGGGGCTCCTACCCCCCCTTGCCGGAGGGGTGTACCTGGAGGGCCAGCCCCTGGCCCGTTACCCCCGTCCCCTCCTGGCCCGGAGGTTGGCCTACGTACCCCAGGCCCACCAGGGGGTTTTCCCCTTCACCGTGGAGGAGGTGGTCCTCATGGGGCGCACCGCCCACCTGGGCCCCTTCGCCCTGCCCTCGGCCCGAGATCGGGAACGGGCCTGGCAGGCCCTGGAGGCCCTGGGCATCGCCCACCTGGCCCACCGACCCTACACGGAGGTAAGTGGCGGGGAACGTCAGCTGGCCCTCCTGGCCCGGGCCCTGGCCCAGGAAGCGGAGGTCCTCATCCTGGACGAACCCACCTCCTACCTGGACTTTGGCAATCAGCTGCGGGTTCTGGACCAGATCCGTTTCCTAAAGGAGCAGGGCAAGGCCGTTCTTTTCAGCACCCACCAGCCGGAGCATGCCCGGGAAGTGGCGGACCGGGTGCTCCTCCTGGGCCAGGGGGAGGTCCTGGGGGAGGGGCCTCCAGGGACCCTCCTCACCCCCGAGCGCTTGGCCCAGCTCTACCGGGTGCCCCCGGAGCGGATCGCCCTCTACCTGCGGGAGGTGTCCCGTGGCCATGACCCCGGAGCAAGCCGAACGCTTTGA
- a CDS encoding HEPN domain-containing protein, which yields MNRAKDWLLQAEWDLEMAEIARKAGRHEWACFAAQQAAEKAVKALHLHLDQEAWGHVVARLLKELPLEVPQDLVEKARYLDGLYIPTRYPDAFPEGPSAEHYGPLQSQEAVRYAREILEFCRAQMA from the coding sequence GTGAACCGGGCTAAGGACTGGCTTCTCCAGGCGGAATGGGACCTGGAGATGGCTGAGATCGCCCGGAAGGCAGGCCGGCACGAGTGGGCCTGTTTTGCCGCCCAGCAGGCCGCGGAGAAGGCGGTGAAAGCCCTCCACCTCCACCTGGACCAGGAGGCTTGGGGGCATGTGGTGGCCCGGCTTCTCAAGGAGTTACCCTTGGAGGTTCCTCAAGACCTGGTGGAGAAAGCCCGCTACCTGGATGGGCTCTACATACCCACCCGGTACCCCGATGCTTTTCCCGAGGGGCCTTCTGCGGAGCACTATGGCCCCTTGCAAAGCCAGGAGGCGGTGCGCTATGCCCGTGAAATCCTTGAATTCTGCCGTGCTCAGATGGCCTAG
- a CDS encoding nitrous oxide reductase accessory protein NosL, translated as MRNRREVLKVLSGLVVAAPVLAQHGGHGTMGGAAPAASPGAVIPAKPIPWEDGQCAFCGMPIKTPEGQWRGRTFPKGFFEQTYSQIAFEKPRPAPHDPKQVVEALHFESIACMVNYAWVLGIRDGEGATFYVTDRGAYDPARPQESVRLVPARAATYYWGEKMMVVMNAKLLAFASAKAAQEFAERNKAQHGRQRFYSFQTLWDLAPLPEMNLVALLAQHAGLLGPQGEGHSH; from the coding sequence ATGAGGAACCGGCGTGAGGTGCTGAAGGTTTTGAGCGGTCTAGTGGTGGCGGCCCCGGTGCTGGCCCAGCACGGGGGACACGGGACGATGGGCGGGGCGGCTCCCGCCGCCTCCCCGGGCGCGGTGATCCCCGCCAAGCCCATCCCTTGGGAGGACGGCCAGTGCGCCTTCTGCGGCATGCCCATCAAGACCCCAGAGGGGCAGTGGCGGGGGCGCACCTTCCCCAAGGGCTTCTTCGAGCAAACCTATTCCCAGATCGCCTTTGAGAAGCCCAGGCCCGCCCCCCATGACCCCAAGCAGGTGGTGGAGGCCCTGCACTTTGAGAGCATCGCCTGCATGGTGAACTACGCCTGGGTGCTCGGGATTAGGGACGGGGAAGGGGCCACCTTCTACGTCACCGACCGGGGGGCCTACGACCCTGCCCGCCCCCAGGAGAGCGTGCGCCTGGTCCCGGCCCGGGCCGCCACCTATTACTGGGGGGAGAAGATGATGGTGGTGATGAACGCCAAGCTCCTGGCCTTCGCCAGCGCCAAGGCGGCCCAGGAGTTCGCGGAGAGGAACAAGGCCCAGCACGGCCGCCAGCGTTTTTACAGCTTCCAAACCCTTTGGGACCTGGCCCCCCTTCCCGAAATGAACCTAGTGGCCCTCCTGGCCCAGCACGCGGGGCTTTTGGGTCCACAAGGAGAAGGACACAGCCACTAA
- a CDS encoding quinone oxidoreductase family protein, translating to MKAVRVHQTGGPEVLALEDLPTPEPGPGEVLVKLLAIGVNYIDTYKRKGLYPMPLPFTLGEEGAGVVEKVGEGVLGVTPGDRVAFANVQGAYAEYQVVPAERLVPVPQGLDPKLAAAALLQGMTAHYLLKSTYPVAPGDQVLVHAGAGGVGLLLIQWAKRLGATVYATASTEAKRALAKEAGADYALPYEGFAQAVRALSGGGVDVVYDGVGQSTFEGSLEALRPRGVLVLFGQSSGPVPPMDPQVLNRKGSLFLTRPTLHHYTATRKELLFRAGEVFEAIREGWLRVRIGAEFPLEQAREAHEALEGRKTTGKVLLVP from the coding sequence ATGAAGGCCGTACGGGTGCATCAGACAGGCGGGCCGGAGGTCCTGGCCCTCGAGGACCTCCCCACCCCCGAGCCAGGGCCAGGGGAGGTTTTGGTAAAGCTTTTGGCCATCGGGGTTAACTACATCGACACCTACAAGCGCAAGGGCCTTTACCCCATGCCCCTTCCCTTCACCTTAGGGGAGGAAGGAGCCGGGGTGGTGGAGAAGGTGGGCGAGGGCGTGCTTGGGGTGACCCCCGGGGACCGGGTGGCCTTCGCCAACGTGCAGGGGGCTTATGCAGAGTACCAGGTGGTGCCCGCAGAGAGGCTCGTCCCCGTGCCCCAGGGGCTGGACCCCAAGCTCGCCGCCGCGGCCCTCCTCCAGGGCATGACCGCCCACTACCTCCTGAAGAGCACCTACCCCGTGGCCCCCGGGGACCAGGTCCTGGTGCACGCGGGGGCCGGGGGGGTGGGGCTCCTCCTCATCCAGTGGGCCAAGCGGCTCGGGGCCACGGTCTACGCCACCGCCAGCACCGAGGCCAAGCGGGCCCTGGCCAAGGAGGCCGGAGCGGACTACGCCTTGCCCTACGAGGGCTTCGCCCAGGCGGTGCGGGCCCTCTCGGGGGGCGGGGTGGATGTGGTCTACGACGGGGTGGGGCAGAGCACCTTTGAGGGGAGCCTCGAGGCCCTGCGCCCTCGGGGGGTTTTGGTCCTCTTCGGCCAGTCCTCGGGACCCGTGCCCCCCATGGACCCCCAGGTGCTGAACCGCAAGGGAAGCCTCTTCCTCACCCGCCCTACCCTTCACCACTACACCGCCACCCGTAAAGAACTCCTCTTTCGGGCGGGGGAGGTCTTTGAGGCCATCCGGGAGGGGTGGCTTAGGGTGCGCATCGGGGCGGAGTTCCCCTTGGAACAGGCCCGGGAAGCCCACGAGGCCCTAGAGGGGCGGAAGACCACGGGCAAGGTGCTCCTGGTCCCCTAA
- a CDS encoding ABC transporter ATP-binding protein — protein MVAVEGLRKRGRLLGVSLRVEGGVVGLLGPNGAGKSTLLALLAGRLGPDGGEARLLGRAPRDPKALPLRAYLPQSPRLFPHLKALEVLEGARRVKGLGKRALEEVVERMGLEGFLHRPVAVLSGGQRQRLALAAALMGDPPIWLLDEPTAALDPKGRERFWAWVGAKREGAVLLALHHVEEARRADHLVLLKGGEVLEEGPPEVVLGLRDERVPWLMEVLYEEPA, from the coding sequence ATGGTGGCGGTGGAGGGCCTGAGGAAGCGGGGGCGGCTCCTAGGGGTGAGCCTCCGGGTGGAGGGGGGCGTGGTGGGCCTTTTGGGCCCCAACGGGGCGGGGAAGAGCACCTTGTTGGCCCTCCTCGCCGGGCGCCTAGGGCCCGATGGGGGGGAGGCCCGCCTCCTGGGCCGCGCCCCCCGGGACCCCAAGGCCTTGCCCCTTCGGGCTTACCTCCCGCAAAGCCCCAGGCTTTTTCCCCACCTGAAGGCCCTCGAGGTCCTGGAGGGAGCCAGACGGGTAAAGGGCTTGGGGAAAAGGGCCCTGGAGGAGGTGGTGGAGCGCATGGGCCTGGAAGGTTTTCTGCACCGGCCTGTGGCCGTCCTTTCCGGAGGGCAGCGCCAGCGCCTGGCCCTGGCCGCAGCCCTCATGGGGGACCCCCCCATCTGGCTCCTGGACGAGCCCACCGCCGCCTTGGACCCCAAGGGGCGGGAGCGCTTCTGGGCCTGGGTAGGGGCCAAGCGGGAGGGGGCGGTCCTCCTGGCCCTGCACCACGTGGAGGAGGCCCGGCGGGCGGACCATCTGGTGCTCCTGAAGGGGGGTGAGGTCCTGGAGGAAGGCCCCCCCGAAGTGGTTTTGGGCCTAAGGGACGAGCGCGTCCCCTGGCTAATGGAGGTGCTCTATGAGGAACCGGCGTGA
- a CDS encoding TSUP family transporter produces MRGGVLLAFLVGLGVGAFGGLLGLGGAELRLPLLLYPFGLAPLEAVIANKALSLLVVGVSLPARLGHVPWGEVLEGGRQALALLMGSVLGAFGAAGWARRVPPALLRRTMGLLLLLLAGVLVLETLARAQDPLRLSPLLLQGVGFLLGLGIGGVAAVMGVAGGELLIPTLVLVFGLEPRLAGSVSLLISLPTMLAAFAQYSQDRTFAVLWRRGGLLLAMGLGSLLGGALGGGLLLGLVTERVLLLLLALLLAFSGLRLLGH; encoded by the coding sequence ATGAGGGGAGGGGTTCTCCTGGCCTTCCTGGTGGGCCTGGGGGTGGGGGCCTTCGGGGGGCTTTTGGGGCTTGGGGGGGCGGAGCTCAGGCTGCCCCTTCTCCTTTACCCCTTCGGCCTCGCTCCCCTGGAGGCGGTGATCGCCAACAAGGCCCTGAGCCTCCTGGTGGTGGGGGTGAGCCTACCCGCCCGCCTGGGCCACGTCCCCTGGGGGGAGGTCCTGGAGGGAGGAAGGCAGGCCCTGGCCCTCCTCATGGGGAGCGTCCTCGGGGCCTTTGGGGCCGCGGGCTGGGCCCGGAGGGTGCCCCCCGCCCTCCTGCGGCGGACCATGGGCCTCCTGCTCCTCCTCCTGGCCGGGGTCTTGGTTCTGGAAACCTTGGCCCGTGCGCAAGATCCCCTCCGCCTCTCCCCCCTCCTCCTCCAGGGGGTGGGCTTCCTCCTGGGCCTGGGCATCGGCGGGGTGGCGGCGGTGATGGGGGTGGCGGGAGGGGAGCTCCTCATCCCCACCCTGGTCCTGGTCTTCGGCCTCGAGCCCCGGCTGGCGGGGAGCGTTTCCCTCCTCATCAGCCTGCCCACCATGTTGGCGGCTTTCGCCCAGTACAGCCAGGACCGCACCTTCGCCGTGCTGTGGCGGCGGGGCGGGCTCCTTCTGGCCATGGGCCTGGGCTCCCTCCTGGGGGGAGCTTTGGGAGGCGGCCTCCTCCTGGGCTTGGTCACGGAGCGGGTTCTGCTCCTCCTCTTGGCCCTCCTCCTGGCCTTCTCCGGCCTCCGGCTCCTGGGCCACTGA
- a CDS encoding nitrous oxide reductase accessory protein NosL yields MKLNRRVFLASLPFFLKALAAPRGLRVGVDACPYCFMTILDARHAAQAVNPQGKAFFYDDPACLLDQLNGWGGPSLTAKEVYLADFAASTRTAPRWIPAEGAVLYHHPRIRTPMGSGLLAFASREALEGHLKERPERGGGRILTWAQALKEGEKRPWVPADIFSPSKAP; encoded by the coding sequence GTGAAACTGAACCGGAGAGTCTTTCTTGCTTCCCTTCCTTTTTTCCTAAAGGCCTTGGCGGCTCCTCGAGGCCTAAGGGTAGGGGTGGACGCCTGCCCCTACTGCTTCATGACCATCCTGGACGCCCGCCACGCCGCCCAGGCGGTGAACCCCCAGGGGAAGGCCTTCTTCTACGACGACCCCGCCTGCCTCCTGGACCAGCTGAACGGCTGGGGCGGGCCGAGCCTTACGGCCAAGGAGGTGTACCTGGCGGATTTTGCGGCCAGCACCCGCACGGCCCCTAGATGGATCCCGGCGGAAGGGGCGGTGCTCTACCACCATCCCAGGATCCGCACCCCCATGGGCTCGGGGCTTCTGGCTTTCGCCAGCCGGGAGGCTTTGGAGGGGCACCTTAAGGAGCGGCCCGAGCGGGGGGGTGGACGGATCCTCACCTGGGCCCAGGCGCTTAAGGAGGGGGAGAAGCGCCCCTGGGTGCCTGCCGACATCTTTTCCCCTTCCAAGGCTCCATGA
- a CDS encoding NUDIX hydrolase has protein sequence MRREILVVAAILLDRQGRVLLVGNDWGRRGQVRYTLPGGTVEPGETVLEALVREVREETGLRVKTVEHLAYAIQVEDRRKNERTLALAFRASYEGLLNPRDPDGHIVEARFFTPEEVAARLQGHRPLQEPLLDYLAGERGRFYAYTGWGQPGTRV, from the coding sequence ATGCGCCGCGAGATCCTGGTGGTGGCGGCCATCCTGCTGGACCGCCAGGGGCGGGTCCTCCTGGTGGGGAACGACTGGGGCCGGCGGGGCCAGGTGCGCTACACCCTCCCCGGGGGCACCGTGGAACCCGGGGAGACGGTGCTGGAGGCCCTGGTGCGGGAGGTGCGGGAGGAAACGGGCCTCCGGGTGAAGACCGTTGAGCACCTGGCCTACGCCATCCAGGTGGAGGACCGCCGCAAGAACGAGCGCACCCTGGCCCTGGCCTTCAGGGCCAGCTACGAGGGGCTTTTAAACCCCCGCGATCCCGACGGCCACATCGTGGAGGCCCGCTTCTTCACCCCAGAGGAGGTGGCGGCAAGGCTTCAGGGCCACCGCCCCCTGCAGGAGCCTCTTCTGGACTACCTGGCGGGGGAACGGGGGCGGTTTTACGCCTACACCGGCTGGGGCCAGCCGGGCACCCGGGTCTGA
- a CDS encoding nucleotidyltransferase domain-containing protein, with product MPVKSLNSAVLRWPSREEVEGALQAWMIRHPIPGLLALGYFGSYARGDYGVGSDLDLLLVVESSSLPSWQRALTLPLEELPVPAEALVYTLAEWQALPERTPRFAETLRREVRWLLHHPALSP from the coding sequence ATGCCCGTGAAATCCTTGAATTCTGCCGTGCTCAGATGGCCTAGCCGGGAAGAAGTGGAAGGTGCCCTTCAGGCCTGGATGATCCGCCACCCCATCCCCGGCCTCCTGGCCCTGGGCTACTTCGGTTCCTACGCCCGGGGCGACTACGGGGTGGGAAGCGACCTGGATCTCCTTTTGGTGGTGGAGTCCTCTTCCCTTCCTTCCTGGCAACGGGCCCTAACCCTGCCCCTAGAGGAGCTTCCCGTGCCTGCGGAGGCCTTGGTCTATACCCTGGCCGAGTGGCAGGCCCTGCCCGAAAGAACCCCCCGCTTTGCTGAAACCCTGAGGCGGGAGGTGCGCTGGCTCCTTCATCACCCCGCCCTTTCTCCCTAG
- a CDS encoding SCO family protein, producing MKGKLLLPVLLVLALVGVAYLLLPKGSHAFYGTRLLNPKPVDFTLEGPEGPVQLSQLKDKLVLIFFGYVHCPDVCPTTMLALKRAYEKLSPQEQERVQVIFISVDPERDTPQISDQYAKGFHPSFLGLTGSPETIQEVARTFGVYYQKTQYRGPGEYLVDHTATTFVVKEGNLILLFSPDKVEETEKVVGDLRALL from the coding sequence ATGAAAGGGAAACTCCTCTTGCCCGTACTCCTGGTCCTCGCCCTGGTGGGGGTGGCCTACCTCCTCCTGCCCAAGGGCTCCCACGCCTTCTACGGCACCCGGCTTCTGAATCCCAAGCCCGTGGACTTCACCCTCGAGGGGCCCGAGGGCCCGGTACAGCTTTCCCAGCTTAAGGACAAGCTGGTCCTCATCTTCTTCGGCTACGTCCACTGCCCCGACGTCTGCCCCACCACCATGCTGGCTTTAAAACGGGCCTACGAGAAGCTCTCCCCCCAGGAACAGGAAAGGGTACAGGTGATCTTCATCAGCGTGGACCCCGAGCGGGATACCCCACAGATCTCCGACCAGTACGCCAAGGGCTTCCACCCCAGCTTCCTGGGCCTCACGGGAAGCCCGGAAACCATCCAGGAGGTGGCCCGGACCTTCGGGGTCTACTACCAGAAGACCCAGTACCGGGGCCCGGGGGAGTACCTGGTGGACCACACCGCCACCACCTTCGTGGTGAAAGAGGGGAACCTGATCCTCCTCTTTAGCCCGGACAAGGTGGAGGAAACGGAGAAAGTCGTGGGGGACCTCCGGGCCTTGTTGTAA
- a CDS encoding ZIP family metal transporter: METPVFLYALLGGLFTWGLTAVGAASVFLAQEPSRKLLDGMLGFAAGVMLAASVFSLLLPGMEMAASQGMIPWVPAVVGFLLGGAFLRLLDRFLPHVHLGPGAREEGIHTLWRRTTLLILAITLHNFPEGLAVGVAFGAAGLDPTGAATLGGAVALAVGIGLQNLPEGLAVAWPLRRAGIGAGRAWFYGQLSAIVEPLGALLGALLVTQMLYLLPYLMALAAGAMVFVIVEEVIPESQAEGNGDISTFGVMTGFALMMALDVALG, from the coding sequence ATGGAAACCCCGGTTTTCCTCTACGCCCTCTTAGGGGGGCTCTTCACCTGGGGGCTTACCGCAGTGGGGGCGGCCAGCGTGTTCTTGGCGCAAGAGCCTAGCCGCAAGCTCCTGGATGGGATGCTGGGCTTTGCCGCGGGGGTTATGCTGGCGGCCAGCGTCTTCTCCCTCCTCCTTCCCGGCATGGAGATGGCCGCATCCCAGGGAATGATCCCCTGGGTGCCCGCCGTGGTGGGCTTTCTCCTAGGTGGGGCCTTTTTGCGCCTACTGGATCGGTTTCTTCCCCATGTCCATCTGGGCCCGGGGGCCCGGGAGGAAGGGATCCATACCCTGTGGCGGCGCACCACCTTGCTGATCCTGGCCATCACCCTCCACAACTTCCCCGAGGGCCTGGCGGTGGGGGTGGCCTTTGGGGCTGCGGGGCTTGACCCCACAGGGGCGGCCACCCTGGGCGGGGCCGTGGCCTTGGCGGTGGGCATCGGTCTGCAAAACCTCCCCGAGGGTTTGGCGGTGGCCTGGCCCCTAAGGCGGGCGGGCATCGGGGCGGGGAGGGCTTGGTTTTATGGGCAGCTTTCCGCCATCGTGGAACCCTTAGGAGCCCTTCTGGGAGCTCTTCTGGTCACGCAGATGCTCTACCTGTTGCCCTACCTCATGGCCTTGGCGGCAGGGGCCATGGTCTTCGTGATCGTGGAGGAGGTCATCCCGGAAAGCCAGGCGGAGGGCAACGGGGATATCTCCACCTTCGGGGTGATGACGGGCTTCGCCCTCATGATGGCCCTGGATGTGGCCCTGGGTTGA
- a CDS encoding class I SAM-dependent methyltransferase yields the protein MTPEQAERFDRFRRYPPKVAAAIAQAILQALPQGEAPPTLLEIGAGTGTMALPLLRLGCRYLGLDQDPEMLRRFREKAAGLSGWELLLADARAIPLPGESLDGVLLVRFWHLVEEWEAVLREALRVLRPGGVLLEGFERIASPEEEALFRVWESALGWEGIGVERGLHGRRLQEVGEALRALGLAPEVREVVAWREERPLRELLELLEHRVFHFAQEVPEAAHRRAMAAVRAWAEARFGGLEAPLPAEKRFFLRISRKGAP from the coding sequence ATGACCCCGGAGCAAGCCGAACGCTTTGACCGCTTCCGCCGCTACCCTCCCAAGGTAGCGGCAGCCATTGCCCAGGCCATCCTTCAGGCCCTGCCCCAAGGGGAGGCCCCGCCCACCCTGCTGGAGATCGGGGCGGGCACGGGGACCATGGCCCTGCCCCTCCTGCGCCTGGGGTGCCGCTACCTGGGCCTGGACCAGGACCCGGAGATGCTGCGGCGTTTCCGGGAAAAGGCGGCCGGGCTTTCGGGCTGGGAGCTTCTCCTGGCGGACGCCCGGGCCATCCCCCTTCCCGGGGAGAGCCTGGACGGGGTCCTCCTGGTGCGCTTCTGGCACCTGGTGGAGGAGTGGGAGGCCGTTTTGCGGGAGGCCTTGCGGGTGCTGCGCCCAGGGGGGGTGCTCCTGGAAGGGTTTGAGCGGATCGCCTCCCCGGAGGAGGAGGCCCTTTTCCGCGTCTGGGAGTCGGCCTTGGGGTGGGAGGGGATAGGGGTGGAGCGGGGGCTCCACGGGCGGCGGCTTCAGGAGGTGGGGGAGGCCCTAAGGGCCTTAGGGCTCGCCCCCGAGGTGCGGGAGGTGGTGGCCTGGCGGGAGGAAAGACCCCTGAGGGAGCTCCTGGAACTCTTGGAACACCGGGTCTTCCACTTCGCCCAGGAGGTGCCGGAGGCGGCCCACCGGCGGGCCATGGCCGCGGTCCGGGCCTGGGCCGAGGCCCGCTTCGGGGGCTTGGAGGCCCCCCTCCCCGCCGAGAAGCGCTTCTTCCTGCGGATAAGCCGCAAGGGGGCCCCATGA
- the prfA gene encoding peptide chain release factor 1, whose translation MLDKLARLEEEYRELEALLADPEVLKDQKRYQALSRRYAEMGEVIALIREYRKVLEDLEGVEGLLEDPELKEVAKAEKEALLSRKAELEKALERHLLPKDPMDERDAIVEIRAGTGGEEAALFARDLLEMYLRFAEEMGFETEILDSHPTDLGGFSKVVFEVRGPGAYGTFKYESGVHRVQRVPATETQGRIHTSTATVAVLPKAEESDFQLNMDEIRIDVMRASGPGGQGVNTTDSAVRVVHLPTGIMVTCQDSRSQIKNREKALMILRSRLLEMRRAEEAEKLRQTRLAQIGTGERSEKIRTYNFPQSRVTDHRIGFTTHDLEGILSGHLQPLLEALKRADQERQLEALTEA comes from the coding sequence ATGCTGGATAAGCTTGCGCGCCTAGAAGAGGAATACCGGGAGCTGGAGGCGCTCCTCGCCGACCCCGAGGTCCTCAAGGACCAAAAGCGCTACCAGGCCCTCTCCCGGCGCTATGCGGAGATGGGGGAGGTGATCGCCCTCATCCGGGAGTACCGGAAGGTCCTCGAGGACCTGGAAGGCGTGGAAGGCCTCCTGGAAGACCCCGAGCTAAAGGAAGTGGCCAAGGCGGAAAAGGAAGCCCTCCTTTCCCGGAAGGCGGAGCTGGAAAAGGCCTTGGAACGCCACCTCCTGCCCAAGGACCCCATGGACGAGAGGGACGCCATCGTGGAGATCCGCGCCGGCACCGGGGGCGAGGAGGCCGCCCTTTTCGCCCGGGACCTCCTGGAGATGTACCTGCGCTTCGCCGAGGAGATGGGGTTTGAAACCGAGATCCTGGACTCCCATCCCACGGACCTGGGAGGCTTCTCCAAGGTGGTCTTCGAGGTGCGGGGGCCCGGGGCCTACGGCACCTTCAAGTACGAAAGCGGGGTCCACCGGGTGCAGCGGGTGCCGGCCACGGAAACCCAAGGACGCATCCACACCTCCACGGCCACGGTGGCGGTGTTGCCCAAGGCGGAGGAGTCCGACTTTCAGCTCAACATGGACGAGATCCGCATCGACGTGATGCGGGCCTCGGGGCCTGGGGGCCAGGGGGTGAACACCACGGACAGCGCGGTGCGGGTGGTGCACCTGCCCACGGGCATCATGGTCACCTGCCAGGACTCCAGGAGCCAGATCAAGAACCGAGAGAAGGCCCTGATGATCCTGCGTAGCCGCCTCCTGGAGATGCGGCGGGCGGAGGAGGCGGAGAAGCTTCGCCAGACCCGCCTGGCCCAGATCGGCACCGGGGAGCGTTCGGAGAAGATCCGCACCTACAACTTCCCCCAGTCCCGGGTCACGGACCACCGCATCGGCTTCACCACCCATGACCTCGAGGGCATCCTCTCGGGGCACCTCCAGCCCCTTCTTGAAGCCCTCAAGCGGGCCGACCAGGAACGGCAGCTGGAGGCCTTGACGGAAGCGTGA